CCGGTTCGGGCATTCAGGCAACCGGCAAGATGAAGATCCACTTCGGCACCAAGAACGACTCCGCCGAAGACTATTATTACATCAAGATCGGTACGGCCACGGCATCGGCTCTGGGCATTGGATCGCAAGCCAGCGCGACCAGCCAGGGCTACACCATCTCAACCCAGTCCGCCGCACAGGCAGCACTGGTTGGACTTGAAAACGCAATCGTTTCGAAGGACAAGATTCGCGCGGCTCTGGGTGCCATCCAGAACCGGTTGGAAAACACCATCTCCAACCTGCAGATTCAGGCTGAAAACCTGCAGGCCGCAGAATCCCGCATCTCCGACGTGGACGTATCGACTGAAATGACTGAATTTGTGCGCCAGCAGATTCTGTCGCAGTCCGCAATAGCCATGCTCTCGCAGGCAAACACCCTGCCCCGTCTCGCCCTCAATCTGCTGGGCGGTTAACGGACAGGATAGCGG
This region of Desulfovibrio subterraneus genomic DNA includes:
- a CDS encoding flagellin N-terminal helical domain-containing protein; this encodes MSLIINHNMMANNAARNLSTSYNGLSTSIRRLSSGLRVGTAADDAAGLAIRELMRSDIASLNQGVRNANDAISLIQTADGALSVIDEKLIRMKELAEQAATGTYTSDQRLIIDSEYQAMASEITRIANSTDFNGVHLLNGHLSSDTHSGSGIQATGKMKIHFGTKNDSAEDYYYIKIGTATASALGIGSQASATSQGYTISTQSAAQAALVGLENAIVSKDKIRAALGAIQNRLENTISNLQIQAENLQAAESRISDVDVSTEMTEFVRQQILSQSAIAMLSQANTLPRLALNLLGG